From Vicinamibacteria bacterium:
CCTACAAAGAGCAGATCGATCAGTTGAGGGAAAAGGACTTGAGCACCTACGGGTTTCTCGGATATCCCCTCCTTCAGGCCGCCGACATTCTCATCTATCGCGCCGATTTCGTACCGGTCGGCGAGGATCAGCGGCCCCATGTCGAGCTGACGCGTGAGATCGCGCGCCGCTTCAACCATTTCTATGGAAAAGTCCTTTCCGAGCCCGAGGTGAAGCTCACCCCCACACCAAGGCTTCCGGGCACCGATGGCCGGAAGATGTCCAAGAGCTATGGAAACACGATCGGGCTGGGCGAGGACGAAGAGAGCATTCGAGGGAAGCTGAAGACGATGGTCACCGACCCGGCGCGGGTACGGCGTGCCGACCCCGGCGACCCCGACAAATGTCCCGTGTTCGACCTTCACAAGGTGTTCTCGAGCGCCGAGACCCGCACTTGGGCTGCGGAGGGGTGCCGAACTGCCGGAATCGGGTGCATCGAATGCAAGAATGCTCTGGCCGACCATCTCCTGGAGCGCCTTCGGCCCATCGCCGAACGCAGGCGCGATTACCAGAGCCGACCCGACGACG
This genomic window contains:
- the trpS gene encoding tryptophan--tRNA ligase, translating into MARKRVLSGMRPTGAAHLGHLVGAFENWVAMQDELDTFYCIVDWHALTTDYADTRELRANVRELALDFLAVGLDPERSTLFVQSHVPAHAELHLLLSMVVPLPWLERVPTYKEQIDQLREKDLSTYGFLGYPLLQAADILIYRADFVPVGEDQRPHVELTREIARRFNHFYGKVLSEPEVKLTPTPRLPGTDGRKMSKSYGNTIGLGEDEESIRGKLKTMVTDPARVRRADPGDPDKCPVFDLHKVFSSAETRTWAAEGCRTAGIGCIECKNALADHLLERLRPIAERRRDYQSRPDDVRDIFREGARRAREQAGNTLHAVRSAVRLPPGDDL